Genomic window (Candidatus Neomarinimicrobiota bacterium):
GCGTCAAGATCCAAAGAAAACAGCTTAACCAATTGTCTAAATTTCTTCTCGGAAATATGGGAACGCCTAACATACTTGTTTCTCATTGTCATATAAGAACTTACAGCCTTTTATCTTATGCATTCTAGTCATGACCCATAAAATTAAATTAAATCTTGGGGTTCTCACTTCTTTAACCTCTAATTTGCTACCTAGAAGTTAAGAATAAATAAAATAATGTGTTTATTTGAAATTGAGAATAATTCTAGGTAATTATGCAGAAGAAGGACACAGATCATTCAAAACACACCCTCCACATTGTGGCCTTCGTGCAATACAAACCGCCCGACCGTGATCAATTACCATGTGAGTTAGTTTTATCCAGTCATGCTGATCAAATAAACCCATCAGTTCAAATTCAATCTTTTTGGCATCTTTGGTATTGGCCAATCCTAGCAGATTCATAATTCGCACCATATGCGTATCTATGACCATTGATGGAATCTTATAAATTACACCTAGAACACAATTTGCAGTCTTTCTTCCTACGCCGGGGAGTTTTACCAACTCTTCCATCGTTTCGGGGATTTCTCCGTTGTACTCTTCTACAATTTTCAGATTCGCCCCTTGAATGCTCTTAGCTTTCTGATTATGGTATCCGCAGGAATGAATATCTTTAGCGAGCTCGGTGATATCTGAATAGGCAAAATCGTTAGGGCTTTTATATTTACGAAATAATTCTGGTGTTACTTGATTTACGCGATGATCAGTACACTGAGCGGATAATATAGTTGCAACCAGCAATTCATGTGGGCTCGAATAATTGAGCGAGCACTTGGAATCCGGATAAGAATTATATAGCCGTTCGACAACTACCTGTGCCCTTTGTTTCCGCGCTTTTTTATTTTCCTTAGGCAAGGATCTGATCCAAAATTGTTGGAAGGTTTTTGATCAGGGTAGAACGCAAAATAACTCGATTGAATCCACGCGACTTCCAATTTTCCATTTCTTCTTTGGTGTGAGAGTCAGCATATCCAATAACATAAACGTCATCACAAAGTTTAAGTAAATCTTGGCTTATTGTGGTGCTGATGACCAATACTTTGGTATCTTGATTTAATTGATCCGGTTTTTCCAGGAATTCTACCTCGTGGCCAGCCGCAATTAGTTTATCGGATACCTTTACGCCGAGTTCAAATTCTTTTATGGTTAATGCAATATGTGCCATTTAGGTTCAGACTTTTTTAACGCAAAGACGCTAAGTCGCAAAGATTAAAAATGTATATAATATTTTCTTCTTTCATCTTTTCCCCTATTGATCTTTACATTTTACTCATCGGACATTGCGGTTAATACCTAGGATGCAATTAAGTGTTCAATTCGTTTTTGAACTAAAGGTAAATGTTTTTTTTGAATCCGTTTCGCTAAAACTCTTAATGCTTCCAAAAACGGGATTTTTTCTAATCTTTTTTCGTTTTCTATCAATTTTTCCGCAATAGGAATAAAATATGTATTTCCATCATCAAAAAATTCTACCAAATCAGGTGAAGCCTTATTGTCTAATACAGCCAATGGTTTAACGCCACAAGCATTATCAAGCCAATAGGATATTTCTCGATGGTAATTTTTAGTTCTAACATATTCCGATGTCCAAATTCTGAACACACTTGTAAAGTCCAACCAACGTGCCGGGTTGAATTCTGAAATCACATAATTAATACTATCCCTTGGATGCAAATCGATTCCTTCGTGCATTTCCAATGAGGGTACTTTTTTCATTTCATTTAACAAGCACCTAACAAATGGCCATGATCCTTTTGGATCATTCTGGAATGCAAATGCTCGCAAAATATGATACGTAATGGAACCAAATTCCGGAATATTGGTTAATGCATATTCCGCTAAACTTTCCAATACTGCGGGGCTTTTATCCGAAGCTAAATGAATTTTTGCTGCCTCCAAATCAATGGCTTCAATATCACCAATTTCAAAAAGATTCCAAAGGTCGGATATAAATGCAGTTTCTCCAAACCCTTCCGAACTGGCTTGATTTAAGATCCGCTCATCATCATCTCTTTTTGCCATCCCTGTTATTGTCGTGACCGCAGAATTCAATAATATCTCCGATGGATGGTCAACATCGTCACCTATGATATTTTTTAAGACATTTGTTGTAATAACCGGATGGTGTTTAGCGGAACCATCGTGCACGATTTGAACAGATATTTTAAGGAAATAAGCAAGAAAATCTCTTAAAGATTTCCCACCCATTAATGCATCGTTCACCGAAATTTTAGACAAAGATTGAATTTATTGATTTAGTTGAAAAAGGATGATGGGATATTTATTCAGAATTCCCCAGTTGGAAATACACCAACATTGATAAGCCGGTCATTCTTGAAAATTCAGATGGGATTCCCGCATCTGACACGTGCGGAGTATCTCCGTAGCGGCCGATGTTTTCATCGCTGTCCCACGCCCAACCAGGATTAAGGACACTCGATATAGGCATTGAATTAAAATCATGATAGTAACCAATTTCAAAACCCATTTTATCTTTTATCTGGGATCCGAATAAAACGCCTATTCGCGTGGAAGTATTGCCCGTAATACCTTCCGGAATGTACATACCGCGAAAGCCCCACCATCTATATCTATTTTCTCCAGCCTTTATAAATTTATAATAAGTAAAATCCATATTATAATTGGGGTTTAAGCTCCAAGAAAGA
Coding sequences:
- a CDS encoding IS1595 family transposase, whose amino-acid sequence is MTMRNKYVRRSHISEKKFRQLVKLFSLDLDA
- the nth gene encoding endonuclease III, with product MPKENKKARKQRAQVVVERLYNSYPDSKCSLNYSSPHELLVATILSAQCTDHRVNQVTPELFRKYKSPNDFAYSDITELAKDIHSCGYHNQKAKSIQGANLKIVEEYNGEIPETMEELVKLPGVGRKTANCVLGVIYKIPSMVIDTHMVRIMNLLGLANTKDAKKIEFELMGLFDQHDWIKLTHMVIDHGRAVCIARRPQCGGCVLNDLCPSSA